A genome region from Thermocladium sp. ECH_B includes the following:
- a CDS encoding cytidine deaminase — protein MDEVELIKLAKSKLPNSYAPYSRFKVAALAITKDGKIFHGVNVENASYGLSMCAERVAIFKAISEGSRDIDTIVVVSEHGMPYPCGACLQVMEEFGVRRIIIAGSSGHETHELRDLLPHPFNRSSLP, from the coding sequence ATGGATGAGGTCGAATTAATTAAGTTAGCTAAATCCAAGTTACCCAATTCATATGCTCCATACTCTAGATTCAAGGTAGCCGCATTAGCGATCACTAAGGACGGTAAGATTTTTCATGGAGTTAACGTGGAAAATGCCTCCTATGGGTTATCCATGTGCGCAGAGCGGGTCGCTATATTTAAGGCCATCAGTGAGGGATCACGCGACATAGATACTATTGTTGTGGTTAGCGAGCATGGCATGCCATATCCTTGTGGTGCATGTCTCCAAGTAATGGAGGAGTTTGGGGTACGGCGAATAATAATAGCGGGAAGTAGCGGCCATGAGACACATGAATTAAGGGATCTCCTTCCGCATCCCTTTAATAGATCCAGCTTACCCTAA
- a CDS encoding 2-deoxyribose-5-phosphate aldolase, with protein MDINLARLIDHTNLKPYATTSDIERLIIEARELGTYAICINPIFIKFAREYINRHGFNLRIATVVDFPFGDSTTDVRIEMINKYAIHADELDIVAPMSLVKSKQFKEVEQDLKETIKAAHDLGKIIKVIVEDAYTTXEEKRELYRIVMMSNADFIKTSTGFEEKEYAAMLGNKVGAQIENVKLMAELSLKYNPRIGIKASGGIHSREQALMLLRASGKPADPAQFRIGASRTRDILGS; from the coding sequence ATGGATATCAACCTAGCCAGATTAATAGATCACACGAATCTTAAACCATATGCTACCACGAGCGATATAGAGAGATTAATAATTGAGGCAAGGGAATTAGGAACCTATGCAATATGCATAAATCCAATATTCATAAAATTCGCCCGGGAATACATAAATCGCCACGGTTTTAATCTACGGATAGCCACAGTAGTTGATTTCCCCTTTGGCGATTCAACAACCGATGTAAGGATAGAAATGATCAATAAGTATGCGATACATGCCGATGAATTAGATATAGTTGCGCCAATGAGTCTAGTTAAATCCAAGCAATTCAAAGAAGTGGAGCAGGACTTGAAGGAAACCATTAAGGCCGCACATGATTTGGGCAAAATAATAAAGGTCATAGTGGAGGATGCATATACAACGCNCGAGGAGAAACGGGAATTATATAGAATTGTAATGATGAGCAATGCTGACTTCATAAAGACAAGCACGGGCTTCGAGGAAAAGGAATATGCAGCAATGCTGGGAAATAAGGTTGGAGCACAGATAGAGAACGTGAAACTAATGGCCGAGCTTTCCCTTAAATATAATCCAAGAATAGGCATAAAAGCATCTGGAGGCATTCATTCCCGGGAACAAGCATTAATGTTGCTTAGAGCCTCGGGGAAGCCCGCCGATCCCGCCCAATTCAGGATAGGAGCAAGTAGAACTAGGGATATTCTGGGATCTTAG
- a CDS encoding DNA-binding protein, with protein MSVDYGDDSENYGEDEDIEAIRQRKMAEMQKKAAEEERQREIEAQKRALLRTILTPEARNRLDNLRLVKPDLVQALESQIIALAQANRIRVPVTDEDVKRMLEAIYQQTKKDYRIRFR; from the coding sequence ATGAGCGTGGATTATGGAGATGATTCGGAGAATTATGGCGAGGATGAGGATATAGAGGCAATTAGGCAGAGAAAAATGGCTGAAATGCAGAAGAAGGCTGCCGAGGAGGAGCGGCAAAGAGAAATCGAGGCCCAGAAAAGGGCTTTGCTTAGGACCATCCTTACGCCTGAGGCTAGAAATAGGCTGGATAATTTAAGGCTGGTCAAGCCTGATTTGGTTCAGGCATTGGAGTCCCAAATAATAGCCCTAGCTCAAGCCAATAGGATAAGGGTACCTGTTACCGACGAGGATGTGAAGAGAATGTTGGAGGCCATATACCAACAAACTAAAAAAGACTACAGGATAAGGTTTAGGTGA
- the rpl39e gene encoding 50S ribosomal protein L39 (part of the polypeptide exit tunnel in the 50S ribosomal complex), giving the protein MASHKPLGKKLRLAAAGRRNRNPPSWVIVKTNRRVTFSYTKRNWRRNKLGL; this is encoded by the coding sequence ATGGCAAGCCATAAGCCGCTTGGGAAGAAATTACGGCTGGCAGCAGCCGGTAGGAGGAATAGGAATCCGCCGAGTTGGGTCATAGTCAAGACCAATAGGAGAGTCACGTTCTCCTATACTAAAAGAAACTGGAGAAGAAATAAATTAGGACTATAG
- a CDS encoding 50S ribosomal protein L31: MSEQQEKKSIKEITMNVNLRRTREVSRTKRTPYGIRMLRSLAARHLDVEPAKVNISPAVNEVMWSRGIQKPPRKIRVKMIKYEDGSALIDLAAEQ; encoded by the coding sequence ATGAGTGAGCAACAAGAGAAAAAATCAATAAAGGAAATAACCATGAATGTCAATTTACGTCGCACTAGGGAAGTATCCAGAACGAAGAGGACCCCCTATGGTATACGAATGTTAAGATCATTGGCTGCGCGTCACCTAGATGTGGAGCCCGCTAAGGTCAATATTTCTCCGGCCGTTAATGAAGTCATGTGGAGTAGAGGAATCCAGAAGCCGCCCAGAAAAATAAGGGTTAAAATGATTAAATATGAGGATGGAAGCGCATTAATAGATCTAGCGGCTGAGCAATGA